A region from the Canis lupus dingo isolate Sandy chromosome X, ASM325472v2, whole genome shotgun sequence genome encodes:
- the LOC112655282 gene encoding transcription factor SPT20 homolog yields MQQAVERALDRADYVIASAQQRPPKRKCSSSGAASLFEKLYDIYVEECGKEPEATEELRSNANLLEKLVRRESLACLVVNLHPGGEGYSLMLEGKQGSCSETIRLPYEEGELLEYLDAEELPPALVDLLEQSQVNIFHCGCVIAQVRDYRQCSHGEPAGYQTRHVLLRPTMQTLACDMQSITSDGQQWTEEEKLLLESQLILATAEPLCLDPSLSVACAANRLLYNKQKMNTRPMKRSFRRYSAPSLTRQQELSQCPPPPELGLWASCKKSRQSQAGQRYDLKISKAGSCVDLWKRRPCDLAVPSEVDVQKYARGKRPARCHVSPAGVWPAPEVRDDGVFGYEGGREPQTTEPASTQPPSNPPFCGQRRPWHRAGRERPTSPPRSATDGRPNRVPPESKADAGRLVVRPEAVGQQKARGPATAWSPGPSGSAGPGGPPPGKPAQQPTTTTTTTTTTAAVSVWSPVLGKGVRHPPLRIRLPWSSGESWPGDSFPPGEEASSFLQSPPPAPAPAPPSLSQKPSVGLPGVSPLPAAALSTGSSSQGTLAPRVPADSQPPPGEAIRVRALPAAALAAPVSAWAGASASANSQRPSGEADSPPPPPGDAIRVRALPAAAPAAASSSQRPPAARVSAKSQPPPGEAIRVRALSAAALAAASSSQRPPATPATPATPASAKSQKSAVELIRVSMFPAGALPTAGSSSRTTATPVTVKSQKSSVTQDAGVSRLPTTTLSPASSSQSSPATPVTATSAGRSVVVQAAGPGGRAQAVAGACSPRQGSTAGSAAPAASKPSSAPSGARPPEAVSSAPPVRVQFFLKSASGLRPVTLLELRQDSLLLNAGQQPEQKVYQLIPQDRLQQALTPGPPQPVPQGSSAQGAASPRAASSAQPAVLVKFGAEGSLPQPQAAVSALAQLGSAESQRTPGQSQPRPLQALQLSPASSSQPQPQRQRQRQPPPRGQPQLKPRPQSHPPAPAPAPAPAPASVPAPAPASASPPAPAPEAGTTTENLAGPQLQPQP; encoded by the coding sequence ATGCAGCAGGCCGTAGAACGAGCTCTGGACCGTGCGGACTATGTCATCGCGAGTGCCCAGCAGAGGCCTCCTAAAAGGAAATGCTCGTCGAGTGGGGCAGCCTCTCTGTTTGAAAAGCTCTATGACATCTACGTGGAAGAGTGTGGGAAAGAGCCCGAGGCTACGGAGGAACTGAGAAGCAACGCGAACTTGTTAGAGAAGCTGGTTAGGAGAGAGTCGTTGGCGTGTTTAGTGGTCAACCTACACCCAGGAGGGGAGGGATATTCGCTGATGCTGGAGGGGAAGCAGGGCTCCTGCTCGGAGACCATTCGGCTGCCTTACGAGGAAGGCGAGCTGCTCGAATACCTGGATGCTGAAGAGTTGCCTCCTGCCCTGGTGGATCTCCTGGAACAATCTCAGGTTAACATTTTCCACTGTGGGTGTGTCATAGCACAGGTACGGGACTACAGGCAGTGCAGCCACGGGGAGCCTGCCGGCTACCAGACCAGGCACGTTCTCCTGCGCCCCACGATGCAGACCTTAGCCTGCGACATGCAGTCCATAACCAGCGACGGCCAGCAGTGGACCGAGGAAGAGAAACTGTTGCTTGAGAGCCAGCTGATCTTGGCCACCGCCGAACCCCTGTGTCTTGACCCTTCTCTGTCAGTAGCCTGCGCTGCAAACAGGCTGCTCTATAACAAGCAGAAGATGAACACTCGCCCGATGAAAAGGAGCTTCAGGAGGTATTCCGCACCCTCTCTGACTCGCCAGCAGGAGCTGTCTCAATGCCCACCTCCTCCCGAGCTGGGACTATGGGCCTCTTGCAAAAAAAGCAGACAAAGCCAAGCCGGGCAGCGGTACGACCTCAAGATTTCTAAAGCAGGGAGCTGTGTGGATCTGTGGAAACGGAGGCCCTGTGACTTGGCCGTCCCTTCTGAAGTGGATGTGCAGAAATACGCCAGAGGGAAGAGGCCGGCCAGATGCCACGTCTCCCCTGCAGGGGTCTGGCCAGCCCCCGAGGTAAGAGACGATGGTGTGTTTGGCTATGAAGGCGGCCGTGAGCCTCAGACAACGGAGCCGGCCTCCACGCAGCCGCCGAGCAACCCACCTTTCTGTGGACAGAGAAGGCCCTGGCACAGAGCCGGCCGTGAGCGACCGACGTCTCCTCCGCGCTCGGCCACAGATGGCCGTCCGAACCGCGTCCCGCCCGAGTCCAAGGCTGACGCCGGGAGGCTAGTCGTTCGGCCGGAGGCGGTGGGCCAGCAGAAGGCCCGGGGCCCGGCCACCGCGTGGTCACCCGGCCCCAGCGGCTCAGCCGGCCCCGGCGGGCCTCCTCCCGGGAAACCAGCGCAACAgccgacgacgacgacgacgacgacgacgacgacggcGGCGGTGTCGGTTTGGTCTCCAGTCCTGGGGAAGGGCGTCAGACACCCACCTCTGCGCATCAGACTTCcctggagctcaggagagagCTGGCCAGGTGACAGTTTTCCTCCAGGGGAGGAGGCCAGCAGCTTCCTTCAGTCGCCACCTCCCGCTCCTGCTCCGGCGCCACCCAGTCTTTCCCAGAAACCCTCCGTGGGCCTGCCTGGAGTTAGCCCGCTTCCCGCAGCCGCCCTGTCCACCGGCAGCTCCTCGCAGGGGACCCTGGCGCCCAGGGTCCCTGCCGACTCCCAGCCGCCGCCCGGGGAAGCGATCCGAGTTCGCGCGCTTCCCGCGGCCGCCCTGGCCGCCCCGGTCTCGGCCTGGGCCGGGGCCTCGGCCTCGGCCAACTCCCAGCGGCCCTCTGGGGAGGCCgactccccgccgccgccgcctggggACGCGATCCGAGTTCGCGCGCTTCCCGcggccgccccggccgccgccagCTCCTCACAGAGGCCCCCGGCCGCCCGGGTCTCGGCCAAGTCCCAGCCGCCGCCTGGGGAAGCGATCCGAGTTCGCGCGCTCTCTGCAGCCGCCCTGGCCGCCGCCAGCTCCTCACAGAGGCCCCCGGCCACCCCGGCCACCCCGGCCACCCCGGCCTCGGCCAAGTCCCAGAAGTCCGCTGTGGAACTGATTCGAGTCAGCATGTTTCCTGCAGGCGCTTTGCCCACCGCCGGCTCCTCATCAAGAACCACGGCCACCCCGGTCACGGTCAAGTCCCAGAAATCCTCTGTGACTCAGGACGCTGGAGTTAGCAGGCTGCCCACGACCACCCTGTCCCCCGCCAGCTCCTCCCAGAGCAGCCCGGCCACCCCGGTCACGGCCACGTCCGCCGGCCGCAGCGTCGTCGTCCAAGCGGCGGGCCCTGGCGGCCGAGCCCAGGCTGTGGCGggggcctgcagccccaggcagggctctaCCGCCGGCTCCGCGGCTCCTGCGGCAAGTAAGCCCAGCAGCGCGCCCTCGGGAGCTCGGCCACCAGAGGCAGTGTCCTCTGCGCCGCCGGTCCGCGttcagtttttcttaaaaagcGCTTCAGGCCTCAGGCCAGTGACTCTCCTGGAGCTTCGGCAAGATTCGCTCCTTCTGAACGCCGGGCAGCAGCCAGAGCAGAAGGTCTATCAGCTGATTCCCCAGGACCGACTCCAGCAAGCCCTCACTCCCGGCCCTCCGCAGCCAGTGCCACAGGGGTCAAGTGCGCAAGGTGCGGCGAGTCCAAGAGCGGCCTCTTCTGCTCAGCCAGCCGTGCTCGTGAAGTTCGGTGCAGAAGGCAGTTTGCCGCAGCCCCAGGCAGCGGTGTCGGCGCTGGCACAGCTCGGCTCTGCAGAGAGCCAGAGAACACCCGGGCAGAGCCAGCCTCGTCCTCTGCAGGCACTGCAGCTGTCCCCTGCGTCGTCgtcgcagccccagccccagcgccagcgccagcgccagcccccgccccggggtcAGCCCCAGCTGAAGCCCCGGCCCCAGtctcaccccccagccccagccccagccccagccccagccccagcctcagtcccagccccagccccagcctcagcatcacccccagccccagccccagaagCAGGTACAACAACTGAGAATCTTGCAGGGCCCCAGCTGCAGCCTCAGCCCtag